One Ferribacterium limneticum genomic window, GGCATTGCCGGCGGTTCCCTGCTGCCCAAGACCGGACCGTGGATGGAAGGCGTCAAGAAGGCTTTCGGCGTGCTGCTGCTGGCCACCGCCGTCTGGCTCGTTTCGCCGGTCATTCCAGCCGTGGCATCCATGCTCGCCTGGGCGACGCTGCTCATCATCCCGGCCATCTACCTCCACGCCCTCGACCCACTGCCGCCGCACGCCAAGGGCTGGCACCGTTTCTGGAAGGGTATCGGCATCGTCATGTTGCTAACCGGCGCCGCGCTGCTCATCGGTGCGCTAGCCGGTGGCCGCGACCCGCTGCAACCGCTGGCCGGGCTACGCGGACAGGCGGTCGCCGCCGAAGAGAAAAGGCTGCCGTTCGAACGCGTTGCATCGGTGGCCGATCTGGAAGCCCGAATCAAAGCCGCCGGCAAGCCGGTCATGCTCGATTTCTACGCCGACTGGTGCGTCTCGTGCAAGGAAATGGAGCGTTTCACCTTCTCCGACCCCGCTATTCGGGCCAAACTGGCTGGTTTCACGCTGTTGCAGGCCGATGTCACGGCCAATTCGGACGACGACAAGGCTTTATTGGCCAAATTCAAGCTGTTTGGCCCGCCGGGCATCATTTTCTACGATGCCAAAGGCCAGGAAAACAAGGCCGTGCGCATTGTCGGCTTTCAGGATGCGGCGCAGTTCATGAAATCCCTGCAGCAGACCGCGACAGCCGGCTAGATTTTTTGCAGTTTGGCCCGGCCCTGCGCGTGGCGCAGGCCAAGAATACCGAACACCGCGCCCACCACGGCGCCGGCCACGACATCGATGACCACATGCTGGCGCGTCGCCACGGTCGACCACAAAATCGCCAGACAATGCAGCCAGATCAGCCAGCGCAGGGCCTGCGGGGCGGAGATCGTTGTCACCAGGCGGTCAAGCCAAATCGCCGCAAACACCGCCGAGGCGACATGCAACGACGGGCAGGCGTTGCCACTGGCATCGACGTCCTTGATGATCGCCATTTCCGGATAGAGCCTCCAGTCGATGCCGGCCGGCGGAACGGCGGTGGGGAAGGCCCAGAAAATGGCCAGGCAGAACAGGCACATCGCCGCCATCCACAGGCCGAACAGCGCCAGTATCCGGAATTCCCTGAACAGTGCGGCCGGCAGCGAGGCGTAAACCCACAGCGAGGCATAGACCGGAAAAGCCAGCGCCGTGACGGGAATCCACTGGTCGACGACGGTCAGCGGCATCAGCGTGGCCGGGAACAGCGGGTTGCGCAATATCCCGAAATAAGCCCAGAAAAAGGCCAGCATGAAGAGCATCGTGCCGACTGCCTTGAGCGGCCACAGAAAGATCATCCGGGATGCAATCTGCCGGATCCAGTGCGGTTCGTGGAACAGGTGCATTGATGGCTCGAAAGAAGGCAATTGGGAGTAGCGCGCCGCCATGGTAGCAAATCGCATTTCTGGCGCCCGGGAACGATACTCCAGCGCAAGAGTATGGGGGGAAACCTTTGGAAAACATGGGCTTTCAGCTAAAATCGCGGGTCTATGGAATCCATTGGCCTGATTCGCGATTTTCTCAAGGACCGCCTCGGCGTCGAGCCGGAAAATGTCGTTCCCGGCGCCGTGCTGGCTGAGCTTGGCGTGGACTCGCTGATGATGCTCGAACTGATGTTCGAGTTCGAGGATCGCTTCGGCATCAAGCTGTCTCGCGACATCAAAACTCCCCGGACCGTTGGCGAGATGGTTGCGCTGATGGACGGGCTGATCGCCCAGTCGAAGAGCTGAGCCATGAGCCAGCGGCGGGTGGCGATTACTGGCCTTGGGCTGGTCAGCCCTTATGGCGGCGACCTCACGGATTTCTTCAGTCGCCTGTGCGCCGGTCAATCGGCCGTCGGCTACCTGCTGACCGACGACGTTCCGCGACCGCTGTCGATGCCTTTCGTCAGTTGTCCCGCTTTCGATCCCGATGTCGCGCTCGGCAAGCCGCTGGCCAGCATGATGGACCGCTTCGCCCAGTTCGCCATGGCTGCCGCCTTCAGCGCCTGGGACGATGCCGGCCTGCCGCGCAAGAACGAAGCTGAAAACCGCGACGACTGGGGCGTTGCCTGGGGCACCGCCCTCGGCGGCACGATGGCCTACGAAAAGGGCTACCGCGAGCTTTGGCAGAAGGGCCGCGAACGGCTGTCGCCGCTGACCGTCCTGCTCGGCATGAACAGTTCGGCCAACGCCCACATTTCGATCCAGCTCGGGCTGGGCGGCGTCAGCATGAGCCACACAGTCGCCTGCGCCTCGTCGGCCATTGCCATCGGCGAAGCTTTCCGCCGCGTGCGCAGCGGTGAAGCAACGGTCATGCTGACCGGCGGCTCCGATGTGCCACAGGCCTACGGCGTTGCCCGCGCTTGGGAAGCCCTGCGCGTCATGGCGCCGGGCGATGCCGAGACTTCGGCCACTGCCTGCAAGCCATTTTCGGCCGAGCGCCGCGGCCTGGTGCTGGGCGAGGGCGGGGCGGCCCTGGTCCTTGAAGACTGGGACCATGCCGTCGCCCGCGGCGCCCGCATTCACGGCGAGATCGTCGGCTACGGCACGACCTGCGACCATAGCCATCTCGTCCGCCCGGAAGCCGCTGGCCAGATCCGCGCCATCCAGCTCACGCTCGCCGACGCCGGCCTGAGCGCCGCCGACATCGATTACGTCAACGCCCACGGCACGGCGACGGCCGAAGGCGACCCGGTTGAAGTTGCCGCCCTGAAAGCCGTTTTCGCCGAGCGCGCGGCAAGCCTGCCGGTCAGCGCCACCAAGTCGATGCACGGCCACATGCTCGGCGGCTCGGCGGCCATCGAAGCCATCGTCACCGTCCTCGCCCTGCGCGACGGGTCGATTCCGCCGACCGCCCATCTTGGCACCCTCGACCCGGACTGCACCGGCGTCGACCACGTGGCGACGGCCCGCCACGGCCAACCGCTGCGCGCCGCGCTGTCCAATTCCTTCGCTTTTGGCGGCAGCAACGCGGTCCTCGCGTTCCGCGCCGTCGACCTGTAACCCCACGGAAGCACCGCCATGTCTGAAGCCATTTCGCCGGAAATCATCGAAGCTCTGTTGCCGGAGGTTGCCGAGCTGATCGTCACGGCACTCAACCTCGACGTGCCGCCGGCCGACATCGAAGCGGATGCGCCGCTGTTCGGCGACGGCCTCGGTCTCGACTCGATCGACGTGCTCGAAATCGCCCTGGTCATTTCAAAAAAATACGGCTTCCAGCTCAAGTCGGACAACGAGGACAACCTGCGCATCTTCTCGTCGCTGCGCGCCCTGTCCGCCCACATCGCCTCCCAGCGGACCAAATGAGCCTGTCCCCGGGCCAGCTGCTGCGCGGCCTGGCCGTCGTCGTCTTTCTCGCAATCTGGGCCTTCCTGGCCCACACCGGCAGCGCCGGCGAAGGTTCCGGCGATCTCTCGGTACTCCTTGGCGTCGCCCCCATAGGCGCTGCCCTCGGCCTGCTGCTCTGGCGCAGCAGCCACGTGCTGCTGACCGGCGCCGGCATTCTCGCCATGCTCGGCGGGCTGGCCTGGTATTGGCCGACCCTGCGCGAAAACATCGCGCTGCTTTTTTTCATCCAGCACCTCGGCACCAACCTGGCGCTCGGCGCGCTGTTCGGGCGCAGCCTGCTCGGCGACGGCGAAGCACTGATCACTCAGCTTGCCCGGGCGGTGCATGAAGCCAATCTGTCCGAACTCAAGCGCCGCTACACGCGCCAGGCGACGCTGGCGTGGACCCTGTTTTTCCTCGGCAATGCGCTCATTTCGGCCGTCCTCTGGCTACTCGCGCCACACACCGTCTGGTCGATCTACGCCAACCTGCTGTCGGCGCCACTGCTCGGCGCCATGTTCATCGGCGAACACATCTGGCGGCTCAAGGCCCTGCCACCCGACGAGCGGCCGAGCATCGCCCAGGTCGTCAGCGCCTACCGCATGCGCAGCCAGCAGAAAGCGTCCGCCGCCGATCTCGAAACACCGCAGCCACCCGCCAATCCGTCATGAACATGGTTCCACTGCTCGCCCACGGCGACCTCGACGCCGTTTTTGCCTGGTCGGCCGACGGCCCGATCAGCGTTGGCGACTACCTGGCCGATGCCCACTGGCTGGCCGAACAACTGCCGGCCACCGGCTATCTGCTCAACCTCTGCCACGACCGTTACCGCTTTGCCGTCGGCTTCGCGGCCGGCTTGCTGCGCGGCATGACCAGCCTGCAACCCTCGTCGCAATCAGCGGAAACCTTCCGCCGCCTGCAGACCGAGTACGCCGGGCTGGTTTGCCTGTGCGACGGTGCCGCCGATACGCTTGACCTGCCACGCCTTGATTTCCCGGCCGATTCTTCGTGCATTCCCACGGTCAACCGGAAAAAAGGGCCAAAAACGAAATCGGCCATCCCCGAGTTTCCCGCCGATCATCTTGCCGCCATTCTGTTCACCTCCGGTTCCACCGGCCTGCCGCAGGCCCAGCGCAAGACCTGGGGCAAACTCGTCGCCAACGGCCGGGCCGAAGCCGTCGCCCTCGGCCTCGACCGCCGGCCGCACGCCATCGTCGGCACCGTGCCGGTCCAGCACAGCTACGGCTTCGAATCGACCTTCCTGCTCGCCCTGCACGGCGGCTGCGCCTTCTGGGCCGGCAAGCCGTTCTATCCGCAGGACATCGCCGGCGCACTGGCCGCCGTGCCGCAGCCGCGCCTGCTCGTCACCACGCCTTTCCACCTCTCGGCGCTGCTCTCGGCCGAAATCGAGCTGCCGCCCGTCGACCTGCTGCTCTCGGCCACCGCGCCGCTATCGACGACGCTGGCCGCTCAAGCTGAAGCTCACACCGGCGCGCCGATGCACGAAATCTACGGCTCGACCGAATCCGGCCAGCTGGCCAGCCGGCGCACCACAGCCGGCGCGGAGTGGACCCTGCTGCCCGGCGTCCGGCTCGAGCAGGACGGCGACGACACCATCGCCTGCGACGGTCACGTTGAAGGCCGCGTCACGCTCTCCGACCTCATCGAACTGCTGCCCGATCACCGCTTCCTGCTCCATGGCCGCCACGCCGATCTGGTCAACATCGCCGGCAAGCGCACCTCGCTGGCCTACCTCAACCACCAGCTCGGCGCCGTTCCCGGCGTCGTCGATGGCGCCTTCTTCCTGCCCGACGAGGAAGGCCCGGACGGCATCACGCGCCTCACCGCCTTCGTCGTCGCCCCCGGCCTAACTTCCCGCCAAGTCAGCGTCGAACTGCGCCAGCGCATTGACGCCATCTTCCTGCCCCGGCCGCTCGTCCTCGTCGACAAACTGCCGCGCAACAGTACCGGCAAATTGCCGCGCGGCGATCTGCAGGCGCTCTACGCCGAGAAAGTCAGCCATGGCGGACGCTGAATATCGCTGGCTGGTCCCAGCCGACCATCCGGCCTTCGCCGGCCATTTTCCCGGACGGCCCATCGTGCCTGGCGTTGTGTTGCTCGACCGTGCCATCCTGTTCGCCGAAGAAATGCTCGGTAAGCCGGGCCTCAACTGGCAGGTCGGCAACGCCAAATTTTTCAGCCCGGTCGGCCCTGAGGAAGCGCTTACTTTCTCGCTAACCACCAAGCCAAGAGGGGCCATTTCTTTCATCGTGCGTGCCGCCGAGCGCGACGTCGCCTCCGGCAGCCTGACCGCCACCGCGCCATGAGCCGGAAAGAGCCGACCGACGCCGACTGGATGCGCCAGCAGGAACGCAGCAATCTCGCCATCCTCAGGCTCATGGTGTGGATCTCGCTGACCTTCGGCCGCGCCGTCGGCCGCCTCGTCCTCTACGGCATCGCCGCCTATTTCGTCCTCTTCTCGCCGCGTGCCCGCCGCTGCAGCCGCGACTACCTGCATCTGGCGCTCAACCGCTGGGCCGAGTGGTCGGACGGTTTCCGCCATGTTTTCAGCTTCGCGAGCACGATCCACGATCGGATCTATCTGCTCAACGACCGTTTCGACCTGTTCGACATTGAAATTATCGGCAACGAAGCCGTGCAGAAAGTGGCCGCCGAGCACCCCGGCGCCTTGCTGATCGGCGCCCATCTCGGCAGCTTCGAAGTCCTGCGCGCCGTCGGGCGAGGGCAGCAGGGCCTCAAGGTGGCGATGATGATGTACGAGGAAAACGCCCGCAAAATCAATTCGACGCTCGAAGCGATCAACCCGGCGGCCAGTCAGGACATCATCGCGCTCGGCCGCATGGATTCGATGCTGCAGGCCCGCGACCGACTCGACGAGGGTTACCTCGTCGGCATGCTGGCCGACCGCGGGCTGGGCGACGATGCCACGGTCGACTGCGATTTTCTCGGCAAACCGGCGCCGTTCCCGCTCGGCCCCTTCCGCATGGCCGCCATGCTGCGCCGCCCGGTTTTCTTCATGACCGGCCTCTATCTGGGCGGCAACCGCTACCAGTTGCATTTCGAACCGCTGGCCGATTTTTCGC contains:
- a CDS encoding phosphatase PAP2 family protein, giving the protein MRFATMAARYSQLPSFEPSMHLFHEPHWIRQIASRMIFLWPLKAVGTMLFMLAFFWAYFGILRNPLFPATLMPLTVVDQWIPVTALAFPVYASLWVYASLPAALFREFRILALFGLWMAAMCLFCLAIFWAFPTAVPPAGIDWRLYPEMAIIKDVDASGNACPSLHVASAVFAAIWLDRLVTTISAPQALRWLIWLHCLAILWSTVATRQHVVIDVVAGAVVGAVFGILGLRHAQGRAKLQKI
- a CDS encoding acyl carrier protein, whose amino-acid sequence is MESIGLIRDFLKDRLGVEPENVVPGAVLAELGVDSLMMLELMFEFEDRFGIKLSRDIKTPRTVGEMVALMDGLIAQSKS
- a CDS encoding beta-ketoacyl-[acyl-carrier-protein] synthase family protein, coding for MSQRRVAITGLGLVSPYGGDLTDFFSRLCAGQSAVGYLLTDDVPRPLSMPFVSCPAFDPDVALGKPLASMMDRFAQFAMAAAFSAWDDAGLPRKNEAENRDDWGVAWGTALGGTMAYEKGYRELWQKGRERLSPLTVLLGMNSSANAHISIQLGLGGVSMSHTVACASSAIAIGEAFRRVRSGEATVMLTGGSDVPQAYGVARAWEALRVMAPGDAETSATACKPFSAERRGLVLGEGGAALVLEDWDHAVARGARIHGEIVGYGTTCDHSHLVRPEAAGQIRAIQLTLADAGLSAADIDYVNAHGTATAEGDPVEVAALKAVFAERAASLPVSATKSMHGHMLGGSAAIEAIVTVLALRDGSIPPTAHLGTLDPDCTGVDHVATARHGQPLRAALSNSFAFGGSNAVLAFRAVDL
- a CDS encoding phosphopantetheine-binding protein, whose translation is MSEAISPEIIEALLPEVAELIVTALNLDVPPADIEADAPLFGDGLGLDSIDVLEIALVISKKYGFQLKSDNEDNLRIFSSLRALSAHIASQRTK
- a CDS encoding COG4648 family protein is translated as MSLSPGQLLRGLAVVVFLAIWAFLAHTGSAGEGSGDLSVLLGVAPIGAALGLLLWRSSHVLLTGAGILAMLGGLAWYWPTLRENIALLFFIQHLGTNLALGALFGRSLLGDGEALITQLARAVHEANLSELKRRYTRQATLAWTLFFLGNALISAVLWLLAPHTVWSIYANLLSAPLLGAMFIGEHIWRLKALPPDERPSIAQVVSAYRMRSQQKASAADLETPQPPANPS
- a CDS encoding AMP-binding protein — translated: MNMVPLLAHGDLDAVFAWSADGPISVGDYLADAHWLAEQLPATGYLLNLCHDRYRFAVGFAAGLLRGMTSLQPSSQSAETFRRLQTEYAGLVCLCDGAADTLDLPRLDFPADSSCIPTVNRKKGPKTKSAIPEFPADHLAAILFTSGSTGLPQAQRKTWGKLVANGRAEAVALGLDRRPHAIVGTVPVQHSYGFESTFLLALHGGCAFWAGKPFYPQDIAGALAAVPQPRLLVTTPFHLSALLSAEIELPPVDLLLSATAPLSTTLAAQAEAHTGAPMHEIYGSTESGQLASRRTTAGAEWTLLPGVRLEQDGDDTIACDGHVEGRVTLSDLIELLPDHRFLLHGRHADLVNIAGKRTSLAYLNHQLGAVPGVVDGAFFLPDEEGPDGITRLTAFVVAPGLTSRQVSVELRQRIDAIFLPRPLVLVDKLPRNSTGKLPRGDLQALYAEKVSHGGR
- a CDS encoding LpxL/LpxP family acyltransferase; this encodes MSRKEPTDADWMRQQERSNLAILRLMVWISLTFGRAVGRLVLYGIAAYFVLFSPRARRCSRDYLHLALNRWAEWSDGFRHVFSFASTIHDRIYLLNDRFDLFDIEIIGNEAVQKVAAEHPGALLIGAHLGSFEVLRAVGRGQQGLKVAMMMYEENARKINSTLEAINPAASQDIIALGRMDSMLQARDRLDEGYLVGMLADRGLGDDATVDCDFLGKPAPFPLGPFRMAAMLRRPVFFMTGLYLGGNRYQLHFEPLADFSQTTREERDMAIHAAMQHYADRLTHYCHLAPYNWFNFFDFWQKK